In one Rhea pennata isolate bPtePen1 chromosome 15, bPtePen1.pri, whole genome shotgun sequence genomic region, the following are encoded:
- the RPS15A gene encoding small ribosomal subunit protein uS8: MVRMNVLADALKSINNAEKRGKRQVLIRPCSKVIVRFLTVMMKHGYIGEFEIIDDHRAGKIVVNLTGRLNKCGVISPRFDVQLKDLEKWQNNLLPSRQFGYIVLTTSAGIMDHEEARRKHTGGKILGFFF; the protein is encoded by the exons ATGGTGCGCATGAACGTTCTGGCCGATGCTCTTAAAAGCATCAACAATGCAGAGAAACGTGGAAAACGTCAAGTTCTCATTAGGCCATGCTCCAAAGTAATTGTCCGGTTTTTAACTGTGATGATGAAGCATG GTTACATTGGTGAATTTGAGATAATTGATGATCACAGAGCTGGGAAGATTGTTGTCAACCTCACAGGCAGACTCAACAAG TGTGGTGTAATCAGTCCCAGATTTGATGTTCAGCTGAAGGATTTGGAAAAGTGGCAGAACAATCTACTGCCTTCACGTCAATTTGG GTACATAGTACTGACAACCTCAGCTGGCATCATGGACCACGAGGAGGCTAGGCGAAAACACACAGGAGGCAAAATCCTGGGattctttttctaa
- the ARL6IP1 gene encoding ADP-ribosylation factor-like protein 6-interacting protein 1 yields the protein MAEGDNKSSNQLAAETASLEEQLQGWGEVILMTDKILRWERAWFPLALMSVVSFSFLMIYYLDPSVLSGVSCFVMFLCLADYLVPALAPRIFGSNKWTTEQQQRFHEICSNLVKTRRRIVGWWRRLFTLKEEKPKMYFMTMLCSLAVVAWIGQQVHNLFLTYLIVSFLLLFPGLNQHGIITKYIGMAKREINKLLKHKEKKNE from the exons ATGGCGGAGGGAGACAATAAGAGCAGCAATCAGCTG GCTGCAGAAACTGCTAGCTTGGAAGAGCAATTGCAAGGATGGGGAGAAGTAATTTTGATGACTGATAAAATTCTTCGTTGGGAGAGAGCATGGTTTCCTCTTGCACTGATGAGcgttgtttccttttctttcct GATGATCTACTACTTGGATCCATCTGTTCTTTCAGGCGTTTCCTGTTTTGTTATGTTCCTTTGTTTGGCTGATTACCTTGTTCCTGCTCTCGCACCTAGAATCTTTGGCTCTAATAAGTG GACtactgagcagcagcaaagatttCATGAAATTTGCAGTAATTTGGTAAAAACTCGTCGCAGAATTGTTGGCTGGTGGAGACGTCTCTTCACACTGAAGGAAGAGAAGCCTAAAATG tacttCATGACCATGCTTTGTTCTCTTGCTGTGGTTGCCTGGATAGGACAACAAGTTCACAATCTCTTTCTCACGTATCTTATTG taagtttcttgctgctgtttcctgGATTAAACCAGCATGGGATCATTACAAAGTACATTGGAATGGCAAAAAGGGAGATAAACAAACTTCTCaagcacaaggaaaagaaaaatgaatga